Part of the Cryptosporangium arvum DSM 44712 genome, TGCTGCTGGCCGCGTCGCCCGGGGGCACCACGGCCAACCTGTTCAGCCACCTGTTCCGCGGCGACGTGGCGCTCAACGTCTCGCTCACCGCGATCAACTCCGTCCTCGCCGCGGTGACGCTGCCGCTGATCACCAACCTGGCCATCGACTACTTCGAGGCCGACGGCAGCCTCGGGCTCCAGTGGGCCAAGGTCCTGCAGGTCATCGCGATCGTGCTGGTGCCGGTGGCGATCGGGATGGCCGTCCGCCACCGGTCCGGGGCCTTCGCCGCACGGGCCGACAAGCCGGTCCGCGTCTTCTCCATCGTGGTCCTCGTGCTGGTGGCCGCCGGCGCGCTGTTCGGGGAGCGGGAGAACCTCGTCGGTTACGCCCGCGACGTCGGGCTGGTCACCGGCTTGTTCTGCGCCGCGAGCCTGACCCTCGGCCACGCCGGCGCCCGCCTGCTCCGGCTCTCCGAACCGCAGGCGATCGCCTGCGCGATGGAGGTCGGCATCCACAACACGACGATCGCCCTGACGATCGCGCTCAGTGTTCTGGACAACACCGAGGTCGCGATCCCGGCGGCGGTCTACTCGGTGACGATGTACGTGCTGGCGCCGGCCTTCGGGTTCGCGATCACGCGCCGGCGCCGCACCGGCGTCACCGCTGGTGATACGGCCCCGGGCGGCCGGTCGTGACCCCGTCGTCCAGGAAAGTCACCAGGTCCGGCCACAGCCGCGACCAGGCGTCGTGCTGGTGATCGATGTCGTGGCCCAGGCCGGGAACGACCACCAGGCGTACCGGCCCACCGGCCGCCTCGGCGCGTTCGGCCAGGTC contains:
- a CDS encoding bile acid:sodium symporter family protein; protein product: MNDAALITVGLPIALAVIMFGLGLSLTPGDFRRVAAAPKAVAVALVLQVLVLPLVAFGLVILFDLEPLLAVGVMLLAASPGGTTANLFSHLFRGDVALNVSLTAINSVLAAVTLPLITNLAIDYFEADGSLGLQWAKVLQVIAIVLVPVAIGMAVRHRSGAFAARADKPVRVFSIVVLVLVAAGALFGERENLVGYARDVGLVTGLFCAASLTLGHAGARLLRLSEPQAIACAMEVGIHNTTIALTIALSVLDNTEVAIPAAVYSVTMYVLAPAFGFAITRRRRTGVTAGDTAPGGRS